The nucleotide window AGGTCGTCGGCGGTCTTTGCGCCCGCCGCTCCGGCCGGCAGGGGCGCGACGAGGAGGCCGAACAGGACAAGGGGGAGATAGCGCACAATGGAAGCTCGCATTGGGGACGAACGGTTTCACCCGCAGTCGGTGTCCCGTTTCACTGCCACGCTTCCACCCCCGCCGCTGCTGACAATGCCGCGAGTGGGTCCCTCCGGTACCCTGCTCCGGTCTGTCGCATTTCGCCTCTGACGTGCTAATCAGGGTGGTGATGCCTATCTTGTGAGGCATCATCGTCTTACCCCTCAGCGAGACCCTGCCATGGCCACCGCCTCCGCCGCCCGTACCGATGTTTCCGCCGTCGCGGGCCGGTCCGTGCCGCCGGTGGAAGGCGGGGCGGATCTTGCCGCTTATATGAGCGACATGGGCCGGCGCGCCCGTGCCGCCTCCCGTACCCTCGCCCTCACCCCGCCCGAGGCGAAGACGCAGGCGCTCCATGCCGCCGCCGCCGCCATCCGCGCCGCTGCCGACGAGATCCTCGCGGCCAATGCCGGCGACGTGGCCAAGGCGAAGGCGGACGGCATGACCGGCTCGTTCCTCGACCGCCTCACCCTCACCCCCGCCCGCATCGCGGCCATGGCCGAGGGCGTGGAGCAGGTGGCGGCCCTTTCCGATCCCGTGGGCGAGGTGACCGAGAGCTGGACCCGCCCCAACGGCTTGAAAATCGAGCGCGTGCGCACGCCGCTGGGCGTCATCGGCGTCATCTATGAGAGCCGGCCCAATGTGACGGCGGACGCCGCCGCTCTGTGCCTGCGCGCCGGCAACGCCGTGATCCTGCGCGGCGGCTCCGACAGCATCGCCTCGTCCGGCGCCATCCATCGCGCCTTCGTCTCCGGCCTCAAGTCCGCCGGCCTGCCGGAGGATGCGGTGCAGTTCGTCGCCGTGGCCGATCGCGCGGCGGTGGGGCTGATGCTGGCCGGGCTCGACAATAATATGGATGTCATCGTGCCGCGTGGCGGCAAGAGCCTGGTGGCACGGGTGCAGAGCGACGCGAGGGTGCCGGTGTTCGCCCATCTGGACGGCATCAACCACGTGTATGTGGACAAGGCCGCCGACCTCGACATGGCCAAGACCGTGGTGCTGAACGCCAAGATGCGCCGCACCGGCGTCTGCGGCGCCGCCGAGACCCTGCTGGTGGACCAGGCGGTGGCCGCCACCCACCTGAAGCCGCTGGTGGAAATGCTCATCGACGCCGGCTGCGAGGTGCGCGGCGACGAGGCCGTGCAGGCGGTTGATGGGCGGGTTAAGCCCGCCACGCCGCTGGACTGGGACACGGAATATCTCGACGCCATCATCGCCGCCAAGGTGGTGGACGGGCTGGCCGGAGCCGTCGCCCATATCGAGGCCCACGGCTCCCACCACACGGACTCCATCGTCACCGAGGACGTGGCGACGGCGGAGCGCTTCCTGGCGGAGGTGGATTCCGCCATCGTGCTCCACAATGCCTCCACCCAGTTCGCGGACGGCGGGGAGTTCGGGTTCGGCGGGGAGATCGGCATCGCCACCGGGCGCATGCATGCCCGCGGCCCGGTGGGCGCGGAACAGCTCACCTCGTTCAAATACCGCATCCACGGCTCGGGGCAGACCCGTCCGTGAGCTTTCCACCCGCCAGCGGGAGGGCGCGGGACGGCGGCGCGGTGAGCCCCCGCGCCGCGCGCCACATGCCGTGGGTGACCGACGGCCTGCGCGTGGGCCTGTTCGGCGGCAGCTTCAACCCGGCCCATGAGGCCCATCGCGCGGCGAGCCTGCTCGCTTTGCGGCGGCTGCGGCTCGACCGGGTGTGGTGGCTTGTGACGCCGGGCAATCCCCTGAAGGACAATCGCGCCCTGCCGCCGCTGGAGGAGCGCGTCGCCATCGCCCGGCAGGTGGCGCGCCATCCGCGCATCGACGTGACCGGCTTCGAGGCGGATCTCGGCGTGCGCTACAGCTACCAGAGCGTGGAATATCTGGCCCGGCGCCTGCCCACGGTGCGTTTCGTGTGGATCATGGGGGCGGACAATCTCGCCCGCTTCGACCGCTGGCAGCGCTGGCGCGCCATCGCCGATCTCATGCCCATGGCGGTGGTGGACCGCATGGGCGAGAGCCTCGCCGCCACCGCATCCGTGGCGGCTCAGGCGCTGGGGCGCTACCGCATCGAGGAGACCGACGCCCCCCTCCTGGCGGACCTGAAACCGCCCGCCTGGGTGTTCCTCCACGGGCTGAAATCCCCCATGTCTTCAACGGGAATACGGGCCGCGCGCAGGGGGCTCGACGGGCCGGCCCGCCAAACATCTTGAATTTTCGTTGATTTAGCGCCATTGTGTGGGGGTGCGACGGTTTGTGCCGTCGCCTCCATCAAGAGGATTTGGACCCCTGTCCACGACGGCACTTCTGGCGGCCGCTGAGATGACACCGCCCGCCACGGTCTCCCGGGCGCTTCCCGACGCCGAGGAGATTCTCGCCCTCGTCACTGCCCGGCTCGAAGACGACAAGTCCGAGGACATCGTCTCCATCGACCTGCGTGGCAAGACCTCCATCGCCGACTACATGGTGATCGCCTCCGGCCGCTCGCAGCGGCATGTGGGCGCTGTCGCCGAGCACCTCATCGAGGCGCTGAAGGCGGCTGGAATCAAGCACGTGCGGGTGGAAGGCCAGCCGGCCTGCGACTGGGTGCTCATCGACGCGAACGACGTGATCGTCCACGTCTTCCAGCCCGAGGTCCGCAGCTTCTACAACATCGAGAAGATGTGGTCCGGGACGCGCCCCTGATGCGTTCCGGGTCGGCTTGCTGAGAGCTGCGTGCGCCTCGTCCTCGCCTGTGTCGGCCGGCTGAAAGCCGGGGCCGAGCGCGACCTCGTCACGCGCTATGTGGATCGCATCCGTCCCGCCGGACGTCCCTTGGGCCTCGGCCCCTGCGACATGATCGAAATTCCGGAATCCGCCGCCCGCCGTGCCGAGGACCGCATGGCGGAGGAGGGCGCGGCGCTGCTTGCGGCCCTGCCCGCCGGCGCGGGGCTGATCGCGCTCGACCCGCGCGGGCGCCAGCTCTCCAGCGAGGATTTCGCGACGCGCATGGCGGCCCAGCGCGACGGCGGCCTGCCGGCGCTTGCCTTCATCATCGGCGGCGCGGACGGGCTCGCCGACGCGGTGCGGGACAAGGCAGCGCTCATGGTCGCCTACGGCACCGCCACCTTTCCCCACCAACTGGTGCGGGTGATGCTGGCGGAGCAGATCTACCGCGCCGTCACCATCCTTGCGGGCCATCCTTACCACCGGGCGTGAGGCGATGGCGGCCCGCCTGCATTGACATCGGCGCCTTCGCCCCTTATCACGCCGGCTCGATCCAGCAACACGGTGTCGAAACGGGCCGCGCGGAAACGCGCAGCGGTCGGCCGGAAAGAGTTTGTCATGAAGATCCGCAATTCGCTGAAGTCGCTGCTCGGCCGCCACCGGGACAACCGTCTCGTGCGCCGCAAGGGCCGCGTCTACATCATCAACAAGACCCAGAAGCGCTACAAGGCGCGCCAGGGCTGAGCCCGTGCGCGGGCTCTCCACCTCTTGCCCGCGCCATTGCCTGCCCTTCTGCTTCTTGGGCTGGGACACCCGTTCCAGCCGGTCGTCCCGCTGTCTCCCCGCATCGTGACCGCCCCGCCCGGCTTCTGGCCGGCGGGTGAGTTGACGCGATCCGCGCATGGGCGGACACTTCAGCGATGACCGAGGACACGCCGCCCATTCCCGCCCCTTGCGTCCGCGCTTCCCGCAGATGGAAGAGGCGCGCCCGGCCGGCCGCGCTTCTTTTCTGTTTTCCCCTCATGATCACGCTGTCCACAGGTGCCGGAGCCCAATCCGTGCTGCCGGGAGAGCGGGTTCCTGTGCCCCTGCCGGGCGTGCCGACGGGGCCGTCCGAGGCCCGTCCGCCGGCGGAGGCCGCGCCCGCCCGCCCGCGACTGCCCAAGGACAAGCGCACCCAGCTCGAAGGGCTGTTCGCGGCGCTGAAGGTGGCGCCGGACGACCGCAGCTCCAAGATCATCGCTGACCGGCTGGACCAGCTGTTCTCCGATTCCGGCAGTCCGAGCGTCGACCTGCTGATGGCGCGCGCCGGCGCAGCCGCCGAGGCCAAGGCATTTGACCTGGCGCTCCAGATCCTCGACCAGGTGATCGAGATCGAGCCTGACTATGTCGGCGCCCTCAGCAAGCGCGCCACCATCCTCTATTTGCGCGACGACTATGGCGGCGCCCTCGCCGACATTCGCGAGGTGCTGGCCCGCGAGCCGCGCCATTATTCCATGCTCTACGGCCTCGCCCTCATCATGCGCGAGCTGGGCGACGACAAGCGCGCATTGGAGGCGGTGCGCATGGCCCGCGCCGTCAATCCGCGCCTGGACGGCACCGAGGAGATGGAGAGCCAGCTGTCGCTGAAGGTGGAAGGCCGCGGGATCTGACACCGACCATCCCGGTCGGCGCGGTCCTATCTAGGCCTTGGCGGCGGGGGCGGCGGAGGAGGCACGTTCGCCTGCGCCGGCTTGGTCTGGTTCGATTCGGTCAGCTGCACGGTCCAGGCCTTCTGCTCCTTCGTGTCCACCTCGAAGAAGCCGGTGCGGTCGAAGCCGCGCGCGAGGCAGTCGTCAGCGGCCTTGATGGTGAATTCCTTTTCCCGCGTGCACATGTAGGCTTTGCCGGCCCATTCCCCGCCCTGGTCGTAATCCACGGCGTAGAGGTAATAAAAGCGGGCCGACAACTCGCCGCGCAGCAGGGTCTCGCAGCTGTTGGCCGAGACGTTCCACCAGCCTTCCGTGGTCCAGATGTCGCCGTCCTTGTAGCCGAGGGCGATGCCGATCCGGCTCTGGGTGCGGTTGCACAGGCGGAATTCGGCGGCGGCGGCATCCGGCAACAGCGCTGCGGCCGGTGCAGCCGCGCACAGCACGAGCAAAGCGTGGCGCAGGCCGCGCGACATCGCGCGCGGGAGGCGCCGGCTCAGTGTGGTGAAACGGGTCATGCCGTCGGACGGGAAGGACATGTCGCGATGGTGTGTGCCTCTAAGCCGCCGGCCCGTCAATGCCCGCGCGAGGATGGGCGATCTGGCGGCCGGTCTTGCGCCGTTGCTGCCCCTTCTGCCGCCGGATCGGGGCGCGAGCGAGGCAGCCCCAGTGCCGGTTTATCGGCCTGCCGCGGCCGCGCCACCACCAGGCCACCCAGAATGAGCAGCCCGCCCACCGCCTGAAGGGCTCCAATGGGTTCGTGGAGGAGCAGCGCGCCCAGCACTGCGGCCGACACCACCTCCAGGAAGAACACCAGAGCGCCGAAGGCCGGCGGCACCAGGGCGAGCCCCACTGCCATCAGCCCCTGTCCGCCCACCTGGGCGA belongs to Xanthobacter autotrophicus Py2 and includes:
- a CDS encoding protein of unknown function DUF163 (PFAM: protein of unknown function DUF163~KEGG: bra:BRADO0427 conserved hypothetical protein YbeA), whose protein sequence is MRLVLACVGRLKAGAERDLVTRYVDRIRPAGRPLGLGPCDMIEIPESAARRAEDRMAEEGAALLAALPAGAGLIALDPRGRQLSSEDFATRMAAQRDGGLPALAFIIGGADGLADAVRDKAALMVAYGTATFPHQLVRVMLAEQIYRAVTILAGHPYHRA
- a CDS encoding iojap-like protein (TIGRFAM: iojap-like protein~PFAM: Iojap-related protein~KEGG: nha:Nham_0522 iojap-related protein) produces the protein MPSPPSRGFGPLSTTALLAAAEMTPPATVSRALPDAEEILALVTARLEDDKSEDIVSIDLRGKTSIADYMVIASGRSQRHVGAVAEHLIEALKAAGIKHVRVEGQPACDWVLIDANDVIVHVFQPEVRSFYNIEKMWSGTRP
- a CDS encoding ribosomal protein L36 (TIGRFAM: ribosomal protein L36~KEGG: nha:Nham_1214 ribosomal protein L36) — translated: MKIRNSLKSLLGRHRDNRLVRRKGRVYIINKTQKRYKARQG
- a CDS encoding gamma-glutamyl phosphate reductase (TIGRFAM: gamma-glutamyl phosphate reductase~KEGG: rpa:RPA0164 gamma-glutamyl phosphate reductase), which produces MRHHRLTPQRDPAMATASAARTDVSAVAGRSVPPVEGGADLAAYMSDMGRRARAASRTLALTPPEAKTQALHAAAAAIRAAADEILAANAGDVAKAKADGMTGSFLDRLTLTPARIAAMAEGVEQVAALSDPVGEVTESWTRPNGLKIERVRTPLGVIGVIYESRPNVTADAAALCLRAGNAVILRGGSDSIASSGAIHRAFVSGLKSAGLPEDAVQFVAVADRAAVGLMLAGLDNNMDVIVPRGGKSLVARVQSDARVPVFAHLDGINHVYVDKAADLDMAKTVVLNAKMRRTGVCGAAETLLVDQAVAATHLKPLVEMLIDAGCEVRGDEAVQAVDGRVKPATPLDWDTEYLDAIIAAKVVDGLAGAVAHIEAHGSHHTDSIVTEDVATAERFLAEVDSAIVLHNASTQFADGGEFGFGGEIGIATGRMHARGPVGAEQLTSFKYRIHGSGQTRP
- a CDS encoding TPR repeat-containing protein (PFAM: TPR repeat-containing protein~SMART: Tetratricopeptide domain protein~KEGG: rpe:RPE_4114 tetratricopeptide TPR_2 repeat protein) encodes the protein MTEDTPPIPAPCVRASRRWKRRARPAALLFCFPLMITLSTGAGAQSVLPGERVPVPLPGVPTGPSEARPPAEAAPARPRLPKDKRTQLEGLFAALKVAPDDRSSKIIADRLDQLFSDSGSPSVDLLMARAGAAAEAKAFDLALQILDQVIEIEPDYVGALSKRATILYLRDDYGGALADIREVLAREPRHYSMLYGLALIMRELGDDKRALEAVRMARAVNPRLDGTEEMESQLSLKVEGRGI
- a CDS encoding protein of unknown function DUF1036 (PFAM: protein of unknown function DUF1036~KEGG: rpe:RPE_4109 protein of unknown function DUF1036) translates to MSFPSDGMTRFTTLSRRLPRAMSRGLRHALLVLCAAAPAAALLPDAAAAEFRLCNRTQSRIGIALGYKDGDIWTTEGWWNVSANSCETLLRGELSARFYYLYAVDYDQGGEWAGKAYMCTREKEFTIKAADDCLARGFDRTGFFEVDTKEQKAWTVQLTESNQTKPAQANVPPPPPPPPRPR
- a CDS encoding nicotinate (nicotinamide) nucleotide adenylyltransferase (TIGRFAM: nicotinate (nicotinamide) nucleotide adenylyltransferase~PFAM: cytidylyltransferase~KEGG: rpc:RPC_0162 nicotinate-nucleotide adenylyltransferase), producing the protein MSFPPASGRARDGGAVSPRAARHMPWVTDGLRVGLFGGSFNPAHEAHRAASLLALRRLRLDRVWWLVTPGNPLKDNRALPPLEERVAIARQVARHPRIDVTGFEADLGVRYSYQSVEYLARRLPTVRFVWIMGADNLARFDRWQRWRAIADLMPMAVVDRMGESLAATASVAAQALGRYRIEETDAPLLADLKPPAWVFLHGLKSPMSSTGIRAARRGLDGPARQTS